Within Schaalia sp. HMT-172, the genomic segment TCGGGCTCGCGGTACCCGTCCAGGACGTGGAGCCGATACTGCAGGGGGCAGCGCTCGTATTCCTTCGCGCGCGAGGCCGACAGGGCGGGGTCCCACGTGCGCGGGCCGGGGGAGGGGGCAATGAGGTCTGTCATGAATACCACGCTAACCCCCGCCGCCCCCATCTGCGTCCTGGCAGGGGCCAGACAGGCCCGAAGCGCTATTCTTTACGTAATGACTATTCAACGTAATAATTCCGAAACAGCCACTGATTATGGCCAACCCACCCGCCGAGGCCCCCTCGCCGAGGGCGACCGCGTCCAGGTCCGCGACCCGAAGGGGCGCTTCCACCAGGTGATCCTGGTCCGTGGCGGACGCTTCCAGTCCAACCGCGGCGGATTCAACCACAACGACGTCATCGGCCGCCCCGACGGCCAGGTCATCATCACCGACGAGGGCCGTCAGTTCCAGATTCTGCGCCCCCTCCAGGTCGACTACGTCATGTCGATGCCTCGCGGAGCCGCCGTCGTCTACCCCAAGGATGCCGGCGTCATCACCCACATGGGCGACATCTTCCCGGGCGCCACGGTCGTCGAGGCCGGGGCCGGGTCGGGTGCCCTGTCAATGGCGCTCCTGGACGCCGTCGGCCCGCAGGGGCGCCTGATCTCCGTGGAGCGTCGCCAAGACTTTGCCGACATCGCCGCGGCGAACGTGGACCTGTGGTTCGGACGCCGTCACCCCGCGTGGGACCTGCGCGTCGGCGACGTCGACGCGGTGCTGTGGTCAGCCGAGCAGGGCAGCGTGGACCGCGTGGTCCTCGATATGCTTGCCCCCTGGGAGAACATCGAGGCGATCACGCACGCGCTCATTCCCGGCGGCGTGCTGGTCTGCTACGTGGCGACGGTGACCCAGATGTCGCGCCTCGTCGAGGACCTGCGCTCCTCGCAGCGCTTCACCGATCCCGTCGCATGGGAGGACATGCGCCGCGAGTGGCATCTTGACGGCCTGGCCGTGCGCCCCGAGCACCGCATGGTCGCGCACACCGGATTCCTCGTCGTCACCCGACTGCTTGCCCCCGGCGTCACGCCGCAGGAGCGTTCGACCCGCCCCGCTAAGGCAGCGGAGGGCCAAGGCGGCGCCTGGGACGACGAGGCGGACTGGTCCTTGGAGAAAGTCGGCCAGCGCGTGAACTCTGAGAAGAAGGTCCGTAAGGTGCGCCGCGACGTCGTCGCACAGGCCGACACGTGGGCCAGCGAGGGACGCGAGGCACAGACCGATGAATGACGCCGACCAGCGCCTCTCGCTCGAACGGCGCATCGTCTCGCTGGAGGAGAAGAACGGGCGCCTCACGAGCGCTCTGACGGCCGCCCGCACGGAGCTGATCCGCCTTCAGGGCGAGTTGGCTGACGTGTCACGC encodes:
- a CDS encoding tRNA (adenine-N1)-methyltransferase, whose amino-acid sequence is MTIQRNNSETATDYGQPTRRGPLAEGDRVQVRDPKGRFHQVILVRGGRFQSNRGGFNHNDVIGRPDGQVIITDEGRQFQILRPLQVDYVMSMPRGAAVVYPKDAGVITHMGDIFPGATVVEAGAGSGALSMALLDAVGPQGRLISVERRQDFADIAAANVDLWFGRRHPAWDLRVGDVDAVLWSAEQGSVDRVVLDMLAPWENIEAITHALIPGGVLVCYVATVTQMSRLVEDLRSSQRFTDPVAWEDMRREWHLDGLAVRPEHRMVAHTGFLVVTRLLAPGVTPQERSTRPAKAAEGQGGAWDDEADWSLEKVGQRVNSEKKVRKVRRDVVAQADTWASEGREAQTDE